A genomic segment from Streptomyces sp. NBC_00459 encodes:
- a CDS encoding LysR family transcriptional regulator — translation MTLDDLRVFVAVCRAGSLSAVARDLACTQSAVSQHVKRLERETGVALLERHARGVVPTEAGRVLQTAASEGIAGLDLALRRLKDLVDGESGSVRVATGATTVRHFMAEAVVAFRRQHPKVSLEFRTENSSRGCFAALADSELDLAWITIGGPVRGIEQRVVMELPWVLAVGAGEALAGRARAEVDDLRDLRLIRLPPNSTSAAHLDAAFAEVGVRPAFDTSVADWDTALLLAELGLGCAVVPAVPDLVVPGTDGPVRLIPLPALRPLAVGWAVRRWDALSPLARVFADTVAERCGGGG, via the coding sequence GTGACTCTGGATGACCTGCGCGTCTTCGTAGCCGTGTGCCGGGCGGGCAGCCTGAGCGCGGTGGCCCGTGATCTCGCGTGTACGCAGTCGGCCGTCAGCCAGCATGTGAAGCGGCTGGAGCGGGAGACGGGCGTCGCGCTGCTGGAGCGGCACGCGCGAGGCGTCGTACCGACCGAGGCGGGACGGGTGTTGCAGACCGCCGCCTCGGAGGGCATCGCCGGGCTGGATCTCGCGCTGCGGCGGCTCAAGGATCTCGTCGACGGGGAGAGCGGGTCGGTGCGGGTCGCCACCGGCGCCACGACCGTGCGGCACTTCATGGCGGAGGCGGTTGTCGCCTTCCGGCGTCAACACCCCAAGGTGAGCCTGGAGTTCCGTACGGAGAACTCCAGCCGGGGATGCTTCGCCGCGCTGGCCGACAGTGAGCTGGATCTGGCGTGGATCACCATCGGGGGGCCGGTACGGGGTATCGAGCAGCGGGTGGTGATGGAGCTGCCGTGGGTGCTTGCCGTGGGTGCGGGTGAGGCTCTTGCGGGGCGGGCTCGGGCCGAGGTCGACGATCTGCGTGACCTGCGGTTGATTCGGTTGCCGCCCAACTCCACTTCCGCCGCGCATCTGGACGCGGCGTTCGCGGAGGTGGGGGTGCGGCCGGCGTTCGACACGAGTGTCGCCGACTGGGACACGGCTCTGTTGCTGGCCGAGTTGGGGTTGGGGTGTGCGGTTGTTCCGGCTGTGCCCGATCTGGTGGTGCCGGGTACTGACGGGCCGGTGCGGCTCATTCCGTTGCCCGCGCTTCGGCCGTTGGCGGTGGGGTGGGCTGTGCGGCGGTGGGACGCGCTGAGTCCTCTTGCGCGGGTGTTCGCGGATACCGTCGCTGAGCGTTGCGGTGGTGGTGGTTAG
- a CDS encoding AMP-dependent synthetase/ligase translates to MTAVGYDGEPLLVEPEIRRLDGAVREVSVPAFVAPVTYGSLADIPFDNANEDPEATALSRRTPDGVWEHVTAAEFAEQVLAVAKGLIAEGLMPGDRLAIMARTTYEWTLMDFAAWAAGLVTVPIYPTSSAFQTRWILQDSGAVALAAETLAQAAALGPERDRIPDLRHMWVFEKGHLDRLAELGKDVPDQEVAVRRGVLGPDTLATLIYTSGTTGRPKGCALTHGNFFAEVDNAIELLYPVFRERTKEEASVLLFLPMSHVFGRMVAIACIRAGVRLGHAPSLKSDDLLGDLAAFKPTCLLAIPYMLEKVFNTARARAETGKRVASFDRAVGVARRYSEAVEDQRHGIGHGPGRGLRTTRAFYDPIVYRRIRNAMGGRVRYIICGGSPLGRPLAGFFAGAGIEIYEGYGLTESTGAATITPPLKPRVGTVGWPLPGTRVRIAADGEVLLAGEQILRGYWDPGAGGVVPAAPEGWLATGDIGSLDEEGYLTITGRKKEILITAGGKSVAPAPMENWLRAHPLISQVMIVGDGRPYISALITLDPPGLTHWRQMQGKHPVPAELLMDDADLRAVIQRAVEEANKLVSRPESIRRFAILPVDFTEEAGHLTPSMKLRRFEIMQDFAAEVEGLYEQ, encoded by the coding sequence GTGACCGCCGTCGGCTACGACGGCGAGCCGCTCCTGGTCGAGCCCGAGATCCGGCGACTGGACGGAGCCGTGCGGGAGGTGTCCGTACCGGCGTTCGTCGCACCCGTGACGTACGGCTCGCTCGCGGACATCCCCTTCGACAACGCGAACGAGGACCCCGAGGCGACAGCCCTCAGCCGCCGCACGCCGGACGGGGTCTGGGAGCATGTCACGGCGGCCGAGTTCGCCGAGCAGGTCCTGGCCGTGGCCAAGGGACTGATAGCCGAGGGCCTGATGCCGGGCGACCGGCTGGCCATCATGGCGCGGACGACATACGAGTGGACGCTCATGGACTTCGCCGCGTGGGCGGCGGGCCTGGTGACCGTACCCATCTATCCGACGTCCTCCGCCTTCCAGACCCGCTGGATCCTCCAGGACTCCGGCGCGGTGGCCCTCGCCGCGGAGACCCTCGCCCAGGCCGCCGCCCTCGGTCCGGAACGCGACCGCATCCCCGATCTCCGGCACATGTGGGTCTTCGAGAAGGGGCACCTGGACCGGCTCGCGGAGCTCGGCAAGGACGTACCGGACCAGGAAGTCGCCGTACGGCGTGGGGTGTTGGGCCCCGACACCCTCGCCACGCTCATCTACACCTCGGGCACGACCGGCCGCCCGAAGGGCTGCGCGCTCACGCACGGCAACTTCTTCGCCGAGGTCGACAACGCCATCGAACTCCTCTACCCCGTCTTCCGTGAGCGGACGAAGGAGGAGGCGTCGGTGCTGCTGTTCCTGCCGATGTCGCACGTCTTCGGCCGGATGGTGGCCATCGCGTGCATCCGCGCGGGGGTGCGGCTGGGCCACGCCCCGAGCCTCAAGTCGGACGACCTGCTGGGGGACCTGGCGGCCTTCAAGCCCACCTGTCTGCTCGCCATCCCCTACATGCTGGAGAAGGTCTTCAACACGGCCCGCGCCAGGGCCGAGACGGGCAAGCGGGTCGCGTCCTTCGACCGCGCGGTGGGCGTGGCCCGCCGCTACAGCGAAGCGGTGGAGGACCAGCGCCACGGCATCGGCCACGGCCCCGGCCGCGGGCTGCGCACCACGCGCGCCTTCTACGACCCCATCGTCTACCGCCGTATCCGCAACGCCATGGGCGGCAGGGTCCGTTACATCATCTGCGGCGGCTCACCCCTCGGCCGCCCCCTGGCCGGGTTCTTCGCCGGTGCGGGCATCGAGATCTACGAGGGGTACGGCCTGACCGAGTCGACCGGCGCGGCCACGATCACGCCTCCGCTCAAACCCCGGGTGGGCACGGTGGGTTGGCCCCTCCCCGGCACCCGGGTGCGGATCGCCGCCGACGGTGAGGTGCTGCTGGCGGGCGAGCAGATCCTGCGCGGCTACTGGGATCCGGGCGCCGGCGGTGTCGTCCCGGCGGCGCCGGAGGGCTGGCTGGCGACCGGCGACATCGGCTCCCTCGACGAAGAGGGCTATCTGACGATCACCGGTCGCAAGAAGGAGATCCTGATCACGGCCGGCGGCAAGAGCGTGGCCCCGGCGCCGATGGAGAACTGGCTGCGGGCCCACCCCCTGATCTCCCAGGTGATGATCGTGGGCGACGGCCGCCCCTACATCTCGGCCCTGATCACTCTCGATCCCCCGGGCCTCACCCACTGGCGCCAGATGCAGGGCAAGCACCCGGTACCGGCCGAACTCCTCATGGACGACGCCGACTTGAGAGCCGTCATCCAACGGGCGGTCGAGGAGGCCAACAAACTCGTCTCCCGCCCGGAGTCGATCCGCAGGTTCGCCATCCTCCCCGTCGACTTCACGGAGGAGGCGGGTCATCTGACACCGTCGATGAAGCTGCGACGGTTCGAGATCATGCAGGACTTCGCGGCGGAGGTGGAGGGGCTGTACGAGCAGTAG
- the mqnE gene encoding aminofutalosine synthase MqnE: protein MDVGLKRELEQKVRAGERLTREDGIALYESDDLAWLGGLAHEVRTRKNGDVVHFNVNRHLNMTNVCTASCAYCSFQRKPGEKDAYTMRIEEAVKLAKAMEGENLTELHIVNGLHPSLPWRYYPRSLRELKAALPSVSLKAFTATEIHHFETISGLSASEILDELIDAGLESLTGGGAEIFDWEVREHIVDHRTHWEDWSRIHRLAHEKGLKTPSTMLYGHIEEPRHRVDHVLRLRELQDETGGFQVFIPLRYQHDFVDMKDGKVRNRLQARTQMATGAEALKTFAVSRLLFDNVPHVKVFWVMHGVQTAQLALQHGADDMDGSVVEYKITHDADNYGTPNKLTREDLLDLIRDAGFRPVERNTRYEIIREYDGPDPARRDSPQPMRV, encoded by the coding sequence ATGGACGTCGGACTCAAGCGCGAGCTGGAGCAGAAGGTCAGGGCCGGTGAGCGGCTGACCCGCGAGGACGGCATCGCGCTCTACGAGTCGGACGACCTGGCCTGGCTCGGCGGGCTGGCGCACGAGGTGCGGACCCGTAAGAACGGTGACGTCGTCCACTTCAACGTCAACCGTCACCTCAACATGACCAACGTGTGCACGGCCTCCTGCGCCTACTGCTCGTTCCAGCGCAAGCCGGGCGAGAAGGACGCCTACACGATGCGCATCGAGGAGGCGGTCAAGCTCGCCAAGGCGATGGAGGGCGAGAACCTCACCGAGCTGCACATCGTCAACGGCCTGCACCCCAGCCTCCCGTGGCGCTACTACCCGCGCTCCCTGCGGGAGTTGAAGGCGGCCCTCCCGAGCGTCTCCCTCAAGGCGTTCACGGCGACGGAGATCCACCATTTCGAGACGATCAGCGGCCTGTCGGCGTCCGAGATCCTCGACGAGCTGATCGACGCGGGCCTTGAGTCGCTGACCGGCGGTGGCGCCGAGATCTTCGACTGGGAGGTCCGCGAGCACATCGTGGACCACCGGACGCACTGGGAGGACTGGTCGCGCATCCACCGCCTCGCGCACGAGAAGGGTCTCAAGACCCCGAGCACGATGCTGTACGGCCACATCGAGGAGCCCCGGCACCGGGTGGACCACGTCCTGCGCCTGCGTGAACTCCAGGACGAGACCGGCGGTTTCCAGGTCTTCATCCCGCTGCGCTACCAGCACGACTTCGTGGACATGAAGGACGGCAAGGTCAGGAACCGCCTCCAGGCGCGCACGCAGATGGCCACGGGCGCGGAGGCTCTGAAGACCTTCGCGGTCTCCCGGCTGCTCTTCGACAACGTCCCGCACGTCAAGGTCTTCTGGGTCATGCACGGCGTCCAGACCGCCCAGCTGGCCCTCCAGCACGGCGCCGACGACATGGACGGCTCGGTCGTCGAGTACAAGATCACCCACGACGCCGACAACTACGGCACCCCCAACAAGCTCACCCGTGAGGACCTGCTCGACCTGATCCGGGACGCCGGCTTCCGGCCGGTGGAGCGCAACACGCGGTACGAGATCATCCGGGAGTACGACGGTCCGGACCCGGCACGCCGGGACTCCCCGCAGCCGATGCGGGTGTGA
- a CDS encoding DUF4229 domain-containing protein: MLRYTLMRLGILVACLLVVWGLVYAGIAPRGLGGSNGMWIILLSLVISAPISFVVLRKERDRASIQIVERVDRVKANLDANRSQEDEAVDEAARVEAEAETQSQGQPQSQPS; encoded by the coding sequence ATGCTCCGCTACACGCTGATGCGCCTCGGGATCTTGGTGGCCTGCCTGCTGGTCGTATGGGGCCTCGTGTACGCCGGTATCGCCCCGCGTGGCCTGGGTGGCTCCAATGGCATGTGGATCATCCTGCTCTCCCTGGTGATCTCGGCCCCGATCAGTTTCGTGGTGCTCCGCAAGGAGCGGGACCGGGCGTCGATCCAGATCGTCGAGAGGGTGGACCGCGTCAAGGCCAACCTGGACGCGAACCGCAGCCAGGAGGACGAGGCGGTCGACGAGGCGGCCCGCGTCGAGGCCGAGGCCGAGACCCAGTCCCAGGGACAGCCCCAGAGTCAGCCCTCCTGA
- a CDS encoding MaoC family dehydratase: MPAHTLDRTPALAPLLARGALLSPFKKAALDRPRPAVGHPGTRLVLPGVRIDLARLAAYERVCGFPVGDDSLPITYPHVLGFPLAMLLMTDRHFPLPLLGLVHTSVEIVRWRPLAATGTYELTVYVEELTPHRRGTEAAVQTEVREGEELVWESRSTYLARHRTEGRATGAAPAGHEGEALPRVTEWRLGEDIGRRYAAASGDRNPIHLHALAARLFGFRRAIAHGMWTAARCLAAHGTPQSALVRTDFRAPVLLPGAVEYGADGFGSFELRGEGRVHLRGEVRRV; encoded by the coding sequence ATGCCTGCACACACCCTCGACCGGACGCCCGCCCTCGCTCCCCTGCTCGCCCGGGGCGCCCTGCTGTCCCCCTTCAAGAAGGCCGCCCTCGACAGGCCCCGCCCGGCCGTCGGCCACCCGGGCACCCGCCTCGTCCTGCCCGGCGTACGCATCGACCTCGCCCGCCTCGCCGCCTACGAGCGGGTCTGTGGCTTCCCCGTCGGCGACGACAGCCTCCCCATCACCTATCCGCACGTCCTCGGCTTCCCCCTGGCCATGCTCCTGATGACCGACCGGCACTTCCCGCTCCCGCTCCTCGGGTTGGTCCACACCTCGGTGGAGATCGTCCGCTGGCGCCCGCTCGCCGCCACCGGCACCTACGAACTCACCGTTTACGTCGAGGAGTTGACGCCCCACCGACGCGGCACGGAAGCCGCGGTGCAGACGGAGGTACGGGAGGGCGAGGAACTGGTGTGGGAGTCGCGGAGCACCTATCTGGCCAGGCACCGCACCGAGGGCCGTGCCACCGGTGCGGCGCCCGCCGGCCACGAAGGCGAGGCGCTGCCCCGGGTCACCGAGTGGCGGCTCGGCGAGGACATCGGCCGTCGGTACGCCGCCGCCTCCGGCGACCGCAACCCCATCCACCTGCACGCTCTCGCCGCCCGCCTCTTCGGCTTCCGGCGCGCGATAGCCCACGGCATGTGGACCGCCGCCCGCTGCCTCGCCGCCCACGGCACCCCGCAATCGGCCCTGGTGCGGACCGACTTCAGGGCGCCGGTACTGCTGCCGGGCGCGGTGGAGTACGGGGCGGACGGCTTCGGGAGCTTCGAGCTGCGGGGCGAGGGGCGCGTGCACCTGCGGGGCGAGGTACGGCGGGTCTGA
- a CDS encoding GNAT family N-acetyltransferase, protein MSLTFTLDPAVTPDLRDGLLDLWTDVSNAGGAVGFVAPVERETIRPELVNHFVGMATGRTRLLVAHDEDGRVAASAFFTFNTHRLMTHWVWLYTVMVHPRHQGRGYGRDLLAATADAARTFEGTEAIRLTCRGGHGLERFYGSCGYKEVGRVPGAIRVAPGDDRDDIIMLLPLS, encoded by the coding sequence GTGTCCCTTACTTTCACTCTTGACCCCGCCGTCACCCCGGACCTCCGCGACGGGCTCCTCGACCTGTGGACGGACGTCTCCAACGCGGGCGGTGCCGTCGGCTTCGTCGCCCCCGTGGAGAGGGAGACGATCCGGCCCGAGCTGGTGAACCACTTCGTGGGAATGGCGACCGGACGGACCCGGCTCCTGGTCGCGCACGACGAGGACGGCCGGGTCGCCGCGAGCGCCTTCTTCACCTTCAACACCCACCGGCTGATGACCCACTGGGTGTGGCTGTACACGGTGATGGTGCACCCCCGTCACCAGGGCAGGGGCTACGGCCGCGACCTGCTGGCGGCGACCGCCGACGCGGCACGCACCTTCGAGGGCACGGAGGCGATCCGCCTCACCTGCCGCGGCGGCCACGGCCTGGAGCGTTTCTACGGCTCCTGCGGCTACAAGGAGGTCGGCCGCGTACCCGGCGCGATACGGGTCGCACCCGGCGACGACCGCGACGACATCATCATGCTGCTGCCGCTGTCGTGA
- a CDS encoding rhomboid family intramembrane serine protease — MAAAKLMLGWVALLWLLEVVDVVSGHALDGLGITPRTSSELVDVVPAAFIHFGFAHVAANSVPLLVLGFLAALGGLRRFAAICALIIVADGLGVWLVSPAHSNTAGASGLIFGLFGYLIVTGFVERRPLGILVGLLVAAVWGTSILTGLAPTQTGISWQGHLAGLISGVGAAFLFRRRVPPTASLMP; from the coding sequence ATGGCAGCGGCCAAGCTGATGCTGGGCTGGGTGGCGCTGCTGTGGCTGCTCGAGGTCGTCGACGTGGTGAGCGGCCACGCGCTGGACGGTCTCGGCATCACCCCCCGCACAAGCTCCGAGCTGGTCGACGTCGTTCCCGCCGCCTTCATCCACTTCGGCTTCGCCCATGTCGCCGCCAACAGTGTCCCGCTGCTGGTCCTCGGCTTCCTCGCGGCCCTGGGCGGTCTGCGCCGGTTCGCCGCGATCTGCGCACTGATCATCGTCGCCGACGGGCTGGGAGTCTGGCTCGTCTCGCCCGCGCACAGCAACACGGCGGGCGCCTCCGGTCTGATCTTCGGCCTTTTCGGCTATCTGATCGTGACGGGCTTCGTGGAGCGCCGTCCGCTGGGCATCCTGGTCGGCCTGCTCGTGGCCGCCGTCTGGGGCACCTCGATCCTGACGGGGCTGGCCCCGACCCAGACGGGCATCAGCTGGCAGGGTCACCTGGCCGGGCTGATATCGGGGGTGGGCGCGGCCTTCCTGTTCCGGCGCCGGGTGCCTCCGACGGCGTCGCTCATGCCGTAG
- a CDS encoding Lrp/AsnC family transcriptional regulator, producing the protein MDAVDRQLIQALRENGRASYAELGRLVGLSGPSVTDRINRLETAGVITGYRATVDSASLGLGVIALIGISLSDAADHEDVARRMRDLSEIEDCWFIAGDDSFMLKVRASDVDGLEKTIRRLSGTQGVSRTRTTIVLSTKWENRVGELPEEH; encoded by the coding sequence ATGGACGCCGTGGACAGGCAGCTCATCCAGGCCCTGAGGGAGAACGGCCGGGCCTCCTACGCCGAGCTGGGGCGCCTCGTCGGTCTGTCGGGACCCAGCGTCACCGACCGCATCAACCGGCTGGAGACGGCCGGTGTCATCACCGGGTACCGCGCCACCGTCGACTCCGCCTCGCTCGGCCTCGGCGTCATCGCCCTCATCGGGATCTCGCTCTCCGACGCGGCCGACCACGAGGACGTGGCGCGCCGCATGCGGGACCTCAGCGAGATCGAGGACTGCTGGTTCATCGCGGGCGACGACTCGTTCATGCTCAAGGTGCGGGCGAGCGACGTCGACGGGCTGGAGAAGACCATCCGGCGGCTCAGCGGGACCCAGGGCGTCTCCAGGACCCGTACGACCATCGTGCTCTCCACGAAGTGGGAGAACAGGGTCGGTGAGCTGCCGGAAGAGCACTGA
- a CDS encoding TetR/AcrR family transcriptional regulator: protein MGAVKNKRMPRAVREQQMLDAAVRTFGQRGYMAASMDEIAELAGVSKPLVYLYLNSKEDLFTACIRREARTLTEAVRAGVEPALPADRQLWDGLRAFFTHTAQNPDGWSVLHLQARTHGEPFATEVAAMREELVAFVTQLIVVAAREAHRDPSLAEREVAGLAVALVGAAESLAAWANTTPGVTAKQAATTLMNFAWAGLDSLMKGNPWSPPTETTNAAETET from the coding sequence ATGGGTGCTGTGAAGAACAAGCGGATGCCGCGTGCCGTCCGTGAGCAGCAGATGCTGGACGCCGCCGTACGGACCTTCGGCCAGCGCGGCTACATGGCCGCGTCGATGGACGAGATCGCCGAACTCGCCGGTGTGTCCAAGCCGTTGGTCTATCTGTACCTGAACTCGAAGGAAGACCTCTTCACCGCCTGTATCCGGCGCGAGGCCAGGACGCTCACCGAAGCGGTCCGCGCCGGCGTCGAACCGGCCCTGCCGGCCGACCGCCAGCTCTGGGACGGCCTGCGCGCCTTCTTCACGCACACGGCCCAGAACCCCGACGGCTGGTCGGTACTGCACCTCCAGGCCCGTACGCACGGTGAGCCGTTCGCGACCGAGGTCGCCGCGATGCGCGAGGAACTCGTCGCGTTCGTCACCCAGTTGATCGTGGTCGCCGCCCGAGAAGCCCACCGCGACCCCTCGCTGGCGGAACGGGAGGTCGCCGGCCTCGCCGTGGCCCTCGTCGGTGCCGCCGAGTCCCTCGCCGCCTGGGCCAACACCACCCCAGGGGTCACCGCGAAACAGGCGGCGACAACCCTGATGAACTTCGCCTGGGCAGGCCTGGACAGCCTGATGAAGGGCAACCCCTGGTCACCCCCGACGGAGACGACCAACGCCGCCGAGACGGAAACCTGA
- a CDS encoding UbiX family flavin prenyltransferase: MNPLKPGETPRAPWIVGVSGASGTPYAAAVLRGLLDAGESVDLVVSRASRLTLLDETGIAFRDAHWQDDLGEWLARGADGKPDTFDVEISGVRYWHAGDLAAGPSSGSYAAKGMLIVPASTACVAGVALGLSKDLLQRAASVTLKERRALVVAVRESPLNGQTLRHLVTLDDAGASVVPASPAFYAGATHIQDLVDFVAGRVLDAAGVPHGLYSRWKGELGGGGQSRTSRTDND; encoded by the coding sequence GTGAACCCACTCAAGCCAGGAGAGACGCCGCGTGCGCCTTGGATCGTGGGGGTGTCCGGCGCCTCCGGCACGCCTTACGCCGCCGCAGTGCTGCGCGGCCTTCTCGACGCCGGCGAGAGCGTCGACCTGGTCGTGTCCCGAGCCTCCCGGCTCACACTGCTCGACGAGACCGGGATCGCCTTCCGGGACGCCCACTGGCAGGACGACCTGGGGGAATGGCTGGCCCGGGGCGCCGACGGCAAGCCCGACACCTTCGACGTGGAGATCAGCGGCGTACGGTACTGGCACGCCGGGGATCTGGCGGCCGGGCCGTCCTCCGGGTCGTACGCCGCCAAGGGGATGCTGATCGTGCCCGCCTCCACGGCCTGCGTGGCCGGGGTCGCGCTAGGGCTGTCGAAGGACCTGTTGCAGCGGGCGGCCAGTGTCACCCTCAAGGAACGGCGCGCACTCGTCGTCGCCGTACGGGAGTCCCCGTTGAACGGGCAGACCCTCCGTCACCTGGTGACCCTGGACGACGCCGGCGCGAGCGTCGTACCGGCCTCGCCCGCCTTCTACGCCGGCGCCACCCACATCCAGGACCTCGTGGACTTCGTCGCCGGGCGCGTGCTCGACGCGGCGGGCGTCCCGCACGGGCTGTACAGCCGCTGGAAGGGCGAACTCGGCGGCGGGGGACAGTCTCGTACGTCCCGTACTGATAACGACTGA